One segment of Daphnia magna isolate NIES linkage group LG2, ASM2063170v1.1, whole genome shotgun sequence DNA contains the following:
- the LOC116936742 gene encoding 26S proteasome regulatory subunit 6B gives MEDMCVIVPERTEEAIPDLKPNVNLLIPTINEALDIDDLYTKYKKLQMQLESLTVQEAYIKDEQRNLKKEYLHAQEEVKRIQSVPLVIGQFLEAVDQNTGIVGSTTGSNYFVRILSTIDRELLKPSASVALHKHSNALVDVLPPEADSSISMLGADEKPDVSYADIGGMDMQKQEMREAVELPLTHFELYKQIGIDPPRGVLMYGPPGCGKTMLAKAVAHHTTAAFIRVVGSEFVQKYLGEGPRMVRDVFRLAKENAPAIIFIDEIDAIATKRFDAQTGADREVQRILLELLNQMDGFDQTTNVKVIMATNRADTLDPALLRPGRLDRKIEFPLPDRRQKRLVFATITAKMNLSDEVDLEDFVARPDKISGADINAICQEAGMHAVRENRYIVLAKDFEKGYKNNIKKDEAEHEFYK, from the exons ATGGAGGATATGTGTGTAATAGTACCCGAGCGAACG GAAGAAGCTATTCCTGATTTGAAACCGAACGTCAATTTATTAATTCCAACCATCAATGAAGCACTTGACATCGATGATCTTTACACTAAATACAAG AAATTGCAAATGCAACTAGAGTCATTGACTGTGCAAGAAGCCTACATTAAAGATgaacaaagaaatttgaagaaGGAATACCTACACGCTCAAGAGGAAGTGAAACGAATTCAAAGTGTACCTTTAGTTATTGGACAGTTTCTTGAAGCTGTTGATCAGAACACTGGGATTGTAGGCAGCACAACTGGGTCCAATTACTTTGTCAGAATTCTTTCAACTATTGATAGGGAACTGTTAAAACCATCAGCAAGTGTTGCATTGCACAAGCACAGCAATGCTCTTGTCGATGTACTTCCACCAGAAGCAGATTCATCTATTTCTATGCTGGGAGCAG ATGAAAAACCTGATGTGTCTTATGCTGACATTGGTGGAATGGACATGCAAAAACAAGAGATGAGGGAAGCAGTTGAGCTCCCATTAACACACTTTGAGCTTTACAAGCAAATCGGTATTGATCCTCCAAGAGGTGTTTTGATGTATGGGCCCCCAG GATGTGGGAAAACTATGTTGGCCAAAGCAGTGGCACATCATACAACAGCGGCCTTCATCCGTGTGGTTGGCTCAGAGTTTGTTCAAAAGTATCTGGGTGAAGGACCCCGTATGGTCCGTGATGTCTTCCGCCTTGCAAAAGAGAATGCACCAgctattatttttattgatgaGATCGACGCCATTGCCACGAAGCGTTTTGATGCTCAGACCGGTGCCGATCGGGAGGTTCAACGTATTCTATTGGAATTACTTAATCAAATGGACGGATTTGACCAGACCACTAACGTCAAA GTCATTATGGCAACCAACCGAGCAGATACACTGGATCCTGCACTTCTCCGTCCTGGCCGTCTTGATCGCAAAATAGAATTTCCATTGCCTGATAGACGTCAAAAGCGGTTAGTTTTCGCAACGATTACAGCCAAGATGAATCTGAGCGACGAGGTGGATTTAGAAGACTTCGTTGCCAGGCCGGACAAGATTTCTGGTGCAGATATTAACGCAATCTGTCAAGAGGCCGGTATGCATGCAGTTCGCGAAAACCGCTACATCGTATTGGCGAAAGACTTTGAAAAGGGATACAAAAATAACATTAAGAAAGATGAAGCTGAGCACGAGTTTTATAAATG